The following DNA comes from Terriglobales bacterium.
ATTGCCCGCGGCCAGGGCCGGTATTGATTCTGCTCTAGGTAGTACGCGTCCGTCGGGATGACGGCGAAGATCGTCTGCGTGGAGCCGAACGTGGGGATGCCCTTGAACATGGTGAGGATCTCGAGTGTGTCAATCGCTCCAGCTTCCTCAAGACACCAATGGACGGCCGCATCGCTCACCGCGGACATGAATGCCGTTCCCGGCGCGGCCACCAGTCCCTTGGCGGCGAACTTCTCTCCCCACTTCTCCGCTACTTGCCGCAACCACGCCTGCTCTGCGCTGATGTCCAGGTAATGACACCCCGCCTGCCATGCAGCTCCGATGACATCCGCGCCATAATAGAGGCACGGGCCCACCGTGTTGCAGACGACCTTGGCGCCAGTGAACAGTTTGGCCAGCGCCTTCACCGAACCGCCAACCTCAACGATTTCGTAGTTCGCGGTCTCGATGCCCGGGACGCGGCTCATCACCTCCTTGATCTTGGCGCCGTTGCGGCCGGCGGCCATGAACGGAACGTTGTATTCGCGCAGGAACTCCGCCGCCAGGCGTCCGGAAAAACCGCTGGCGCCGTACAGAATCACGGGTCTTTTGTCAGGCATCGCTTCCCTCCAGGCCGGGCGACGCGGCTGCACCATGGGAGCGCGCACCCGAGCCCGCCCAGTCAATTCTCCTCCCATGGTTTCCAGGTTGGTAGTAGGCACCCTGATGTAACCTGGTATCCGTAA
Coding sequences within:
- a CDS encoding DUF5938 domain-containing protein, which translates into the protein MPDKRPVILYGASGFSGRLAAEFLREYNVPFMAAGRNGAKIKEVMSRVPGIETANYEIVEVGGSVKALAKLFTGAKVVCNTVGPCLYYGADVIGAAWQAGCHYLDISAEQAWLRQVAEKWGEKFAAKGLVAAPGTAFMSAVSDAAVHWCLEEAGAIDTLEILTMFKGIPTFGSTQTIFAVIPTDAYYLEQNQYRPWPRAMPHEVVVPGSITTRLALPWGGFPHPVWYKDHPRIANVRCLGGLLDRQIMQTVAATERHFEQEIRPLPKKEQERKLAEMASSVQGGTPPPENTREQRTVDIVVGRGTTDFVQCVVLGTCAYRTTGLLQAYAAHHLIHAAPRRVGFASPAAAFGHRELLKALEGYGLSKARLCG